DNA from Malus sylvestris chromosome 11, drMalSylv7.2, whole genome shotgun sequence:
TCCATGTCATGCCACATCAGATTTGGCTTCTCAGTTGGAAAACATTGTTGTTGTCTTTTTTTACCGTTATTAATTATTTGGAAATTTTGACATTTCCTTTAAAGATCACTAATATTGTTTATGAATGTTATTGTGTAAATCTAGATGTAGATTCCAATAGGATTTGCGTATCTAATACTTTATGActggttttcattttttgataggaactcttattttttgtttaaaaaaaaaaaaaactttatgacTTGTATTAAGTGTGAGGCAAGTATAAATAAAGACATAAGATACCAAGGAGCACAAGTGAAAATACAACCACTGATCCCTTTTCTTACTCTCTCTTGTTGCCCCTCTTCTACCGTTACTCTTTAAATTTTCCTTCAATTGAATTACAGTTCCTTTTTACATCGGTGATAATCGAACcattaatattttctttttctttgttacatTCGTGACTCTATCCCATTATCTTTCTTCATTTGTTTTGATAAACAATAATGCTAATGGATTAAATTGTTAAAATGTTAAAGAGAAAGGGATCAATGGTGATCAAACTCCCACCAAAGTACAAAAACATTATTGCTTTTCACCACTGCGGTAAAACGCCATCTACATCTTATTTCATTATATCAAGATACGTTGACTCTCATTTCTATTTCTTTCAATTGGTGTTTATgttttcttcaacttctttcgTTTTACTGTGAAATGTGTAGTCAACTTAGGATTTGAAAggattataatatattttgttacgTGATGAATTTCATAGGATTATGAGACTTCTACAATATCCATATGGATTTTGGAAGATTTGAGAATATTCATATAATAGATTTCTGCGGATTTTGATAGATTTTACATCGTTGAATCTTGATCgtcaaataaatcaaatgatgatAAATGTATCTAATTCATAAATCTACTAAAATGAAGCTGAAATAAAAAGTCAAGATTATCACATAAACCCAACAACTCAAAAGTCTCCAGATGCACCCCTTTCTAATCCTATTTCCTCCCCATTTTATTCTTGTCTCTTTTCCGTTCCACCTAACCTCTCTCCTCCAATCCTTTTTTTGTCAATACTCCTCTAATCTTGTTTTCCGTGACTCTCTTACTCCTCTTCCTTTACAACCCAATTCCAATCCCCCTTCTCTGCCATGAAGAAAAAATTGCACAAAATTGCAAAAAGAATTGTAGAAAAATTGCAGAGATAAAGAAAAAATTGTAGagatgaaggaagaagatgaagtgtgagaggaagagagaggttCTTGGATTTGAAATCCTAAGGTGTGAGGTAGGATTTTATTTGGTCTTGGTTATATATACTTTTTACTCTCAAATCTCACAAAATCCACAAATTAATGAAATCCTACAAAATCTTTAGGGCCTGTTTGGTatcatatttgaaatttttttatcatttctcaagatatttcttgaaaacaatttttttaagacTCAACaacttgattggtttgcaatttaaattttttaaatcttacaacttaaactagacaaataaatctaaaaagaggggggttgcaggagagggagaaagaggagaaaggaggaaagaaagtaagagatgattaaaggaaagagaaaaaagagagaggatCGGACAATTGAATATTggagtgcgcaacgaacgagactaacaaaataatagaaatattattaaacaaacgagaatgccgaaagGGCTATATAATCCCTAGAGACTACATCGTGACTGACTTGTTAAAACTAACTAATACAAGCACTAttatatatagtgaaaactaaagcaaaccCTAATCCTTAAAGGATATGGAAAACTAAAGCACAATCCTAATccttaaaggatatagaaaaTTCTAACATACTTGTCCCACAAGAAAaccacaaacaaaaataaactaataactaatttttccaacacggacgagatagagaggaagaggagtgagagaaagaaccgagaAAATGAGGAGAGCAGATTGGAAAAGAgacaaaaaaggaaagaaaaaaaagaggagagagaaataagaaaagagagagagaaagatttggactgagaggggaggagggagataaaataaagaagtgagtttaagtttaaaaactctaaaaactcactttttatgtttttagatatagactatattttttagttagtcttgagtttagttttttaaaatagtcctaccaaacaagtttttaaggcctaacacttgaaaattgtttttgagtttaaaaagttgaattcaagTAGAGTACAAAACAGACCCTTAATTTTTCAATACACCTAAATTTAGATGAATTTTTCAATACACCTAAATTTAGATGAATTTTAAAAATGACtattaaaatcttgattgactATCCAGATTTgcatgaatttaaaaaaatcctTTAGTTGGCTACACTAAAATTTTTAAACTTCCCAAATCTGAGTTGACCGCACCGCTAAATTATTATTGTGAAATTGAATGGCGCGGAGAACTCCGAAAGACGTACGACTAAAAACCCATTCGGTTTCTTCTCATAAACCTTACGAGGGTACTCTTTCTCCAATTTACAATGCACGAAGGcatgactctctctctctctctaggtttCAAGCCCTCAGGCCTCTTAtcaagctttgaagttgaaaatttgatatttcAAAACTAGCTAGAAAGAATCTCAAAGTCTTGGATCGTTTTGTGGTGTGAACTGTGGAAAGTGAGGGCTGCGGAACTTGTGGTTTGAAATTGAAAAGGTTCATCTTTTTTCTGTGATGATTACTTGGTTTACCGATATGTCAGTTTTGATTAACATTAAGATTCATTTCATCAATcttagtattttatttattcgATTATTAGATTTTGGTAAATTATTTCAATGTTCGTCCCTTCATCTCAcatgttatttttgttttgggatGTTCTTTGGTGtgataaattgtacatttttattTGTATGGAAGGCCGGGTTTTATAGGGAAAATTTAATGGCTGGGAGGACAATGAAACTTGGGAAATGAGGGGTAATGTTGCAAAGgaatttgattaattgaatttgaATAAATTACTTATAATTAATACACATCTAGTCTCAAGAGCATATGGTAGTTTTAAGAAAATTTTTATATGCTATCCCCCTCTAAGAAGTTTTATGTACTTAGGTGGATTTGTTAAACAGTGTTAGCTGATTTATATGTATCGCTATTCCAACAGATTCAAATGATCAACAAAGCCAAGTTTCATATCCATTTGATTCTTTATGTTTGTACTTTTGTTGGCATATATATAATCATCATTTTTCTGGTTCACATTACTTTAAAACTATGCTAAGTGGCACATAAGCATTTGTTGATTTGTTGCAACTGATGGAGAAGATTGACGTTTTATAAAGAGCAGGTTATGAACACACGTAGTCTTGCAAGCAGCAAGATTGCAGCATTATTCGATCAGGTCACTATTAAGAATGAAAGTTCGAATATGCAGTTGATACTATAGCTTCTTAATTAGATCACCGCTACCAGCCCAAATTAGCAAAGCCATGAGTGTGAAGGAAActtgtttaatttgttttgaAGACATTTCTGGTGATCGAATGTTTTCAATTGGTACTTGTCAACACAAATATTGCTTGCCTTGCATGAAACATCACGTCGAAATAAGTTGGCAAAATGGGATCGTGGCACAATGCCCTCATAAAGACTGTAAGTGCGAAGTGAATATCGATGGTTGTAAAAAATTCTTGTCGCCTGAACTAGCTGCTGTTATGATCGAAAGAATCAAGGAGTGTTCTATTCCTGTTACAGAGAAAGTTTACTGCCCATATCCAAGGTGTTCCGCACTAATGTCAAAACAGGAGGTCTTGGAACATACCAAGACTTCGTTTGTTGGTGAGGGAGGCAGGAAGTGCATGAAATGTAAACACTATTTCTGTATCAATTGCAAGGTTCCTTGGCACTATGATATGAGCTGCTACGATTGCCAGAGATCCGAAACATATTCCTCCGTAGAAGACCAATTGTTGAAATCACTTGCAACGAAGAAACTTTGGCGCCAGTGTTCGAAGTGCAATCATATGGTTGAACTTGATAGTGGTTGCTACCACATCACCTGCAGGTGCTTGTGCTTTACACTTCTAATCCCTCCAATCTGATTAATTTTTAGGTTTCCCTTGTGATTCTTTTGCCTGTCTTAATATAGAAAACTTTGCAATATTATACAGTCCATAATGTTGGGTTCTAAAAGGTGCTAGTCATGCGGCTGCTTGCCGCTTAGTGCCTAGGCCGCCGAAATAGAGAGGtagttataaaattattttttgattCACTTATCCTTAATGAAAGTAAAAAATGAAATGAACTATATTAGTAGTGGAACATGCTAATTATCAAGTATATAGTCTATCATAGCTTGTGCATGTATGTATGTAGTTCCCGCCTTAGTGTGTCTCTTTCTAGGTAGATTTTATAAATACATACAAGACAAACCAATGAAATCTTTAGAGAGATAGTTTATTTCATTTTAGATTTTATTGTGACATTGACAATTATTACTATGTGGAGGCAAGTTTCTTAAGACGGGACCTAGAAGAATGATAACTTATTACAATATATTGTTTATTTCATGTATATAACTGACTTGTGTTGGGACTGAAAATTTTTATGACTACATGAAGGTTATTCCTTTATCGAGTATCAATATGGAGAGGTTTTGCTGTATTATGAAAGGATAACCatgaaaagaaaagacaatAATAGGGGAGAAGTGATTTCggcactctttctctctcatgaACACCTCTCTTTATGGTATAAATCAAAGGTTAATCAcggaaaaaaaataatcaaaggaGTGCGGAATGAGAAAAATGTATATCTTGAAGTCATCTCTAATAGAATATGCATCTCTGAAAACAAAGGATGATCATCTAAATGGTAGCAAGTGCATAGTATTGTTGAGATATAGAGTTCTTATGTTGAATAACCAAGAAAAGGCGTCACTCGTGTtgttttattgtattttatttctccggatgcatatataatttcatgatttttgtaTAAACCCTTGTTGTTTGTATTGTCTTTGTAGATGTGGACATCAATTTTGTTATACTTGTGGAGCTGAATGGAAGAACAAGCATGCAACATGTTCCTGCCCGATCTGGGACGAGCATTTTATTATACGGCCGTGATGACGAGTGTGACATGTCAGTATATGTGAACCTCTTGTCGAATTACAAATATGCACATCTAAAGTTCTAAACAGATAGGTTGATATATTGAGTTTTCTTTTGATTTCTCGTCAATTTCTTTAGGTTTCTTTCTTATGTTAAAGTGTAGTTGTAACCTGTACTAAGAGATCAGAGAGGGCGTAGGAAGGGTGGTGGAGGACCAACAATGCAGAAGGTATTAATGTGAAACAGATTTTGTGCAaggatttctttcttttaattgtTGGAACTATGTTCTCTCCCCTTGGCTTAGTTTTCTTTTGATCAGTGTTTTAACTCGCGAGGATGCATTTTTTTCTCCCCATAGAGTTCTTGAGGAGTAATGGCTCTTTTGAAGTGATTTTGAAAGGGCTAGAAGCAGTTTTTGGGAGAAGCATCTCCTATGTGCTTCTGTTATCTGTACGCGCTCGTGGTCTTAGCatcaccaagatcacccaaTTCTCGAATTTACAGTCGGTTGTCTAAGTACATAAAAGATAGTTTATGTGGTTCGGATGTCCCCGACCAAGGATATAAAACGGTTATCACTGGTTAGCATCTCACATGGAAGACACTGCTACTACACGGACATAACCCTTCTGTGTATTAGACATCCACAACTCCCCTGAGATTGGGTTGAACCACGGTCAGTTGACATGGGAAAGACTTGTCTGACTTGTTTTCATCTTTTAAATGTCAAGATACTCAGGACAgagtaattaaataaaataatttaagaatTTCAATGAAATATGAAAgtcgatgcaaatttctgccgtcttcagtcttgacaaaaatgcacctgcaaaacaaacacatttgaTAGAGTAATCCTAAACCCTAGGTCATCCTAAACCCTAGGTcaatggatctccgatgcctaagttagtttctctgagagagtaaagtgtttaagACTTTTTTAGGGTTGCAAAAAGCTTtcaaaatttggtagaatatgaggtatttatagggctagggccggccatatagtgTTTAATAGAGAGATGttctctaaatattcccaagatatttaataggagataatatcttgagataatggggtaattatccctaattgatttaaattaggattacttacttgattggagtcaatcttcaattaggaatgtattaaaTATAGGATTTgagtaattaatccttatctttaattccttgccAAGGCCAGGTGAGCTGTGGGCAGTTGTGTTTAGCTGCTGAGGCCTCCAGGGGTGTGAGCTGCACGTGGGAGTATCTGAGAAGCttgcccatttattgagggcaatcttgtcttatttgaataaaagtccacgtgtcacctctaGAATATTTGGATTtgaggctccacaaatgcccccacacctactGGGCTGCACGCATGAAAATGGTAGTAGGTGTAGAAATCCCAAGCTGCTTGGGTTTGTAGAattgtttcccaatttgaacttgatcttctttcttgatttggagatagacttcttctaggaaaaggaaaataatttcCCCCAATACCAATTTAATTCTGCCTTAAGCaggggattaaataaatttggagaacaatcaTTATTCCAACAAGGAAGAGAAGCTAGAGGAAATTTTTATTCCCTCTCCCTTAGCATTCTTCTTCTCTTGCCCTTGCAAAGAGTCGTCTCTCGTTGTAGTTCTTATTCTCCGtgccgcaccaaggtaagaaaaatttggattttcttcttgaattttttgggaGTTTTAGGACTTGAAAAATTGGCTTGGTGGGGGTCGTGGGTGTGGGTAACACACGGCATGGGAGCCTCGGGGCTGCTTGGTGGCGTAGCACGAGTCTGCTAGCCTGGGCTAGGTGGACGACTCGGCTCGGGCCGAGGGGATCGGCGCGCTGGGGCACGGGGAGACCGACGTGGGCCGGCTCTCTTGCGTGCGCAACCTGGGCCGAGAGGCCTGGGCCTGCCTTAGGGCACGTTAGGCACAGAAGAAAGAGGGGAAGGAGGCGTGGGCCTCCCCTCATGCCGCATCTTTTCTAAGAGGTGGTCTGCTCCATGAAATGCGCGCCTGCTCAGTGTTCCCCAAATGCAGTTCGTGCGATGGTGGGGTTTTCGAACTTGAGCAGGTTCTTTGATCTTGGCTTgaccataaatgagttttggTACTTTTTTGAGATTGGCCATAAGAAAGGTGTGAGGCATCTGAGGTCTTGCCATAGGTTGCTCGATGCTTCTAGCAAAGGTGACCATGAGTGGGCGAGAGATACCTTGGAAGTGAGGGGAGactgggagtctgactcttctcCTGAGCTGCGTGTCCCGACTATCTTTATTAGTGGTAAGTGAACTGCTTTATTCTTGTCCTGCTTGAATTTCTGTTGAGATGCTCTATGACTTCAATTTATTGATCGTCTTTCTTGCTTTGTGTAGACTCAGAGTTTGGTTCAACTCCAAGGACTTTGGTAGATATGAAGAAAGTACACGTCACATTGGGCATTCTTGTTGAGTACCATAAGTGGCGTTGGCTGCTCAGCCCTCTTCATCGGGAGAAGGGTGACTTGCCTTCGAAGGAAGAGATAAAGCGGATAAAGGATGAGGCATTGGCTCACCCGATCGCTGTTGTAGAGCCTACTATAAATAAGGGTGGAAAAAAGAGGTCTTTCTCACCTGCTTGTGAGCCTTCAGCTGAGAAGAAGCCAATGACTTCTTCTGTTGCTCGTGGGAGCTCGTCTGCTATCGAGAAGCTTGTCATTGATCTGACTTCCC
Protein-coding regions in this window:
- the LOC126590875 gene encoding E3 ubiquitin-protein ligase RSL1-like; amino-acid sequence: MSVKETCLICFEDISGDRMFSIGTCQHKYCLPCMKHHVEISWQNGIVAQCPHKDCKCEVNIDGCKKFLSPELAAVMIERIKECSIPVTEKVYCPYPRCSALMSKQEVLEHTKTSFVGEGGRKCMKCKHYFCINCKVPWHYDMSCYDCQRSETYSSVEDQLLKSLATKKLWRQCSKCNHMVELDSGCYHITCRCGHQFCYTCGAEWKNKHATCSCPIWDEHFIIRP